The Cervus canadensis isolate Bull #8, Minnesota chromosome 13, ASM1932006v1, whole genome shotgun sequence genomic interval ttttctatttaaaaatgtctatttaagtcatTTGCCCAACTTTTAATTGAGTTGCTTATCTTTTAGTTGTTGAGTTGTAAAAGTTCCTTATATGTTGCAGATACTAGACTCTTATCTGACACAtggattgcaaatattttcttccattttgtgtaGTTTCTTCACTTTCTCAAGAGAGTCCATGAGTTCATTTTAATAGAAGAGATACATTCTCTTTCATTAAAACAATCTGAACATATATTGTCATAAACACACAGTGATTATCTCTGAGTAGTTTAGATTgtcaatattttgttattttggaaTTAACCCTGGCAATATTTCTCAAGGTTACTAATTTGCAAATTGgtaaatggaaagtgaaagtgtctgaTTGTTAGCTCATGTTATTATGATGTGTGTGCATCTTGGAAAGGAACCGAGGTGTGGAACATGCAGGGATTTCTGAACACACAACCCTAGTGGTGGGGATGCTATCACAGTCCCAGACCCAACTGGTCAGGTGGAAAGctccccccagcccagcccacctcAGTTCCTGTGTGTCTACGgccttctgttttgtttctgtttctccctCTGGGGCTGTCCTgggaaaaggaaactgaaactgaagcttaatCAGCCTGTGTAACTCTGACGTAGTTTGCTCAGGCTTTTAAAAGGCTGAGCTGCCAGGGCTGGAGAGAGCTGAGAGCAGAGAGGCAGCCGCAGCCAACCAGTGTCTGCAGAGAACCTGGCACCAGAACCCATGGCCATGGTGAGTGGTGAGGCGGGTTTGACAGGTGGGGCAGGTGGGCTCTGTACTCCTCTGCCTGGTGGCATCTGCCAGGGGAAGAATGCCTACATATGCACAGGCAGGTAGAGCTGCTCAAAGCATCCAGTTCCCTAAGTGTGAGGGGAGAGACAGGGCTCTTTCTGAAATCAGGGTCTGGGTCCTGAGAGGTGGCTTCTGCCCAGTGGCCAACCCTGAGATCCTTTGGGATCAGTGCAGGGCAGGGGGATATTTTATCGGGGAGATGACATGATGGTTGTGGATGGTGGCTCTTCTGCTCCCTTGCACTCTCCAGTATCTGGGGTCCCCCTCCCGGTGGGTGGGAAGGGAACTGCATCCCTGGGGTCTGACACTCTCCCCACTGCCAGTGCTACCCGTGCAGTAGTCCCAGGACTTCTGAATCTGTGTGATGCCCACAGGGCGGGAACCTGAAGGTGAAGATGCTAGGAGGCGAGGAGATCCTGGTGCCTCTGAGGGACTCCATGACGGTATCCGAGCTGAAGCAGTTCATCACCCAGAAGATCAATGTGCCTGCTTTCCAGCAGCGCCTGGCCCACCTTGAAAGCAGGGAGATACTGCAGGACAGGGTGTCCCTTGCCAACCAGGGCTTGAGAGCTGGCAGCACCGTCCTGCTGGTGGTGGAGAACTGCAGTGCCCCCTTGAACATCGTGGTGAGGAACGACAAGGGTCGCAGCAGCTCCTACGAGGTCCTGCTGACGCAGACTGTGGCCAAGCTCAAGCAGCAGGTGTGCCAAAAGGAGCGTGTGCAAGCGGACCAGTTCTGGCTGTCTTTtgaagggaagcccatggatgaTGAGCAACCGCTGGGGGAGTATGGCCTCACGACTGGGTGCACCGTGTTCATGAATCTACGTCTGCGGGGGGGGTAGGAAGGGCCAGGAGGGCCTTAGGGAGGGCGCCCCATGCAGCGCAGTGAATAAAGTTGTAGCAAAGCCGAATGTATCGAAGTGTTCATTCCACCCTGgccagcaccccccacccccccccacctcctggtCATCAGCCCTCCATTCTGCACCCTTCTAGTGAGATTGGGGGAagggtggaggagggagtgggtgAGGGGACCCAGGGTCACTGGGTAGTCACCAGGCTAGGGTGGCCAAGTTAAAGGACAAACCTTGTGGCATCAAAATGGTGACACacccctcccagcctctggaGAAACTGAAGCTGTGTCCCCACCTCTTTGGGAAATTAAtttctagagaaataaaaagaggcaGGTCTGTTGAAGCCCATCCTTGTCTTCTGGTTGAGCCTCAGTCAGCCCTGCACAACTGGTCCCCACCCTCACAGCTGGATCAGGAGATAGCGCAGGGAGGGGAAAGGCCTGGCTGGGTCCGGAAGGTCACATGGTGAGTGTCCCTGGAAGTGGTGAGGGGGTGAGTCCCTAGGGCCTGCCTTGGCCAGTTCTAAGGGAGGCTTTCCCACACCAGCCGGGGGCTGAGGGCCTCCAGGACCCATCAGAATACACTGTCCAGCCTGCATTGGTCTGGAGGGAATTGGGGACTGGGCCTTGGGCACACCCATCCCCATTAGGGTGAGCTGCTCCTTCAGAGTGCACTTCATGCAAGGGCCACAGTCAGCAGGTGAGGGGGCAACCAGGATGGGGGTTCCTGTTGTTCACATGGATGGCAGGGGAACAAACTACACCTGCTTCCACATTAGATGCTTCTTTCTGTGCCAGTTTCCCAAATGAGTCAGCCTTGGACAGAATTAGGGGGGCAGGGAATGGGTACACAGAACCTACACCTCTTGGGCAAAAGTCCATGACTCTGGGGACACTCAGACCTCAGCTCTCTGACTCTTTAAGGGCATTTGGCTGGAGACCCAGACCCCTTTCTGATCTGTGGGAGTCTGCATCTGAGCTGGGGGACCCCCAGTTCTGGCTTGCCTGTGACAGTTATATGTAGAcacaatggtgtgtgtgtgtgtgtgtagggggactCCTGGCTCTAGCCTCATTTCCTGtgtccccaccctcacctcttTGACATACTGTAACTTAACAAGCATGAGCACACCCTCTCGGTGACACCCTCCTTTCTTGAATCCCCTCACCAGGGTCTGGGTGAGGTAGGGTCTTTCTCCAAGGTGCCTCTGTGCTGCTCACCCTTCATGGCCTCTGGCTCAGAGATCTGTGGTTGGCTTGGGTGAGGGGGTGTGCAGCAGACTCAGCCCTGGAGGAACAGAAGGgatctcctctccttctcccacccccaccatcttCAGCTAGGTCGGGTACTAATTTGCACCCTCTGGATCTCAGTTTATCCCCCTGGACCCAGCGGGAATGGTTGGGAAGTGCCTTGGGGGAGTTGGGAAGGGGGCGTGGCTGGCCATCCATCGCTGCTGCTATTCCCACCTTAGACGACAGGGGGAGCCCGTCGCCCTGCAGAGGGCCGGGAGCCGACCCGGGATCGCGAGGTGGGCGGGTCTGCGCTTCGCAGCGACCAATCGCCGCAGCTCGCAGCCTGCATTGGTCCCCTCTGGCCGGTGGTCCCGGGCGGCCGAGCTTCCGTCCCCAGTTCCTGTGAGGGGCTAGGGTCCCCCGTCAGGTTCCTCTCGCCGGGGGAGGGGCGCAGCCCTTTAGGGCGCGAGGGGCGGCAGGGCCTCGGATCTGGAAGCCCCTCCCTGCGGCCCGGGAGCCCCCGCCGCCCCAGCCCTGGCGCAGCCTGGAGCCCCTTGGAAGTCCCGTCACGTCGTCTCCAGATTATGCATTAACCCGATTTCAGCCGCATTTcctggcgggggggcggggggggcggaaCGTCCGCGCAGACGGGGGAGGGGCGTCCGTGGGAGTGCGCTGCAGCTGGGAGAGCACCCTCGAGCCCGCCCCAACCCCGCCCTCGGCCTGGCCAGGCCCACCACCCTCCTGGGCCAAACCTagacctgccccctccctcccccagccaggcCTCCGCCCGGCGCCGCTATCCCGGCGCTTTGTTCGCGGCTGCCGCGGGTCGCGGGGCGCCGGgagggccggggtgggggcgggcgggcgggccgcggggggtggggtggaggcggGAAGGGGGTGGTGCTGTCCCAGgtcccgcccccggcccgcccccgcGCCTCCCGCGCTCCCACCGCCTCCCCCGAGCTGCGTCCCGTCCTGTCCAGTCCCGTCCCCGGCGCGGCCCGGCCCGTGCGCTTGCTCCGGCCGCCTTCCGCCGTCCTCTGCCCGCGCCATGGC includes:
- the ISG15 gene encoding ubiquitin-like protein ISG15, producing the protein MAMGGNLKVKMLGGEEILVPLRDSMTVSELKQFITQKINVPAFQQRLAHLESREILQDRVSLANQGLRAGSTVLLVVENCSAPLNIVVRNDKGRSSSYEVLLTQTVAKLKQQVCQKERVQADQFWLSFEGKPMDDEQPLGEYGLTTGCTVFMNLRLRGG